A window from Chiroxiphia lanceolata isolate bChiLan1 chromosome 3, bChiLan1.pri, whole genome shotgun sequence encodes these proteins:
- the EDARADD gene encoding ectodysplasin-A receptor-associated adapter protein isoform X2: protein MAAPQDPLPPDHAAKEPVEDTDPSTLSLTMTEKYPVQDTGVPKDEEYLTDQVTLEIASVNIKTLTPDSGLIQQPEDKDKQNHTDESLSDLKKTCKENVTCSLCLFRAPTISDMLNDEDLLYTVRLKLDPCHPTVKNWRNLASKWGMTYDELCFLEQKPQSPTLEFLLRNSDRTVEQLIDLCKFYKRIDVVKVLLKWVEEEWPKRGNRTYQNDF from the exons atGGCCGCTCCGCAGGACCCGCTGCCCCCAG ATCATGCAGCAAAAGAACCAGTGGAGGATACAGATCCAAGCACTCTTTCCTTAACAATG ACTGAAAAATATCCTGTCCAAGACACAGGAGTACCTAAAG ATGAAGAATACCTTACAGATCAAGTTACGTTGGAAATTGCATCTGTGAACATCAAGACCCTTACACCAGATTCTGGCCTAATCCAACAG cCAGAAGACAAAGACAAGCAAAACCATACCGACGAATCACTTTCAG ATCTCAAGAAAACCTGCAAGGAAAATGTCACCTGCTCCTTGTGCTTATTCCGTGCACCAACCATCAGTGACATGCTCAATGATGAGGACTTGTTGTACACAGTGAGGCTAAAGCTGGATCCTTGCCACCCAACAGTGAAAAACTGGAGAAATTTAGCAAGCAAATGGGGAATGACTTATGATGAATTGTGTTTCCTTGAACAAAAGCCCCAGAGTCCCACCTTGGAGTTCTTGCTACGGAATAGTGACCGGACTGTGGAGCAGCTGATTGATCTCTGTAAATTTTATAAGAGAATTGATGTTGTGAAAGTGCTGCTGAAATGGGTGGAGGAGGAATGGCCCAAGAGAGGGAACAGAACTTACCAGAATGACTTCTAG
- the EDARADD gene encoding ectodysplasin-A receptor-associated adapter protein isoform X3: protein MAAPQDPLPPADHAAKEPVEDTDPSTLSLTMTEKYPVQDTGVPKDQVTLEIASVNIKTLTPDSGLIQQPEDKDKQNHTDESLSDLKKTCKENVTCSLCLFRAPTISDMLNDEDLLYTVRLKLDPCHPTVKNWRNLASKWGMTYDELCFLEQKPQSPTLEFLLRNSDRTVEQLIDLCKFYKRIDVVKVLLKWVEEEWPKRGNRTYQNDF, encoded by the exons atGGCCGCTCCGCAGGACCCGCTGCCCCCAG CAGATCATGCAGCAAAAGAACCAGTGGAGGATACAGATCCAAGCACTCTTTCCTTAACAATG ACTGAAAAATATCCTGTCCAAGACACAGGAGTACCTAAAG ATCAAGTTACGTTGGAAATTGCATCTGTGAACATCAAGACCCTTACACCAGATTCTGGCCTAATCCAACAG cCAGAAGACAAAGACAAGCAAAACCATACCGACGAATCACTTTCAG ATCTCAAGAAAACCTGCAAGGAAAATGTCACCTGCTCCTTGTGCTTATTCCGTGCACCAACCATCAGTGACATGCTCAATGATGAGGACTTGTTGTACACAGTGAGGCTAAAGCTGGATCCTTGCCACCCAACAGTGAAAAACTGGAGAAATTTAGCAAGCAAATGGGGAATGACTTATGATGAATTGTGTTTCCTTGAACAAAAGCCCCAGAGTCCCACCTTGGAGTTCTTGCTACGGAATAGTGACCGGACTGTGGAGCAGCTGATTGATCTCTGTAAATTTTATAAGAGAATTGATGTTGTGAAAGTGCTGCTGAAATGGGTGGAGGAGGAATGGCCCAAGAGAGGGAACAGAACTTACCAGAATGACTTCTAG
- the EDARADD gene encoding ectodysplasin-A receptor-associated adapter protein isoform X1: MAAPQDPLPPADHAAKEPVEDTDPSTLSLTMTEKYPVQDTGVPKDEEYLTDQVTLEIASVNIKTLTPDSGLIQQPEDKDKQNHTDESLSDLKKTCKENVTCSLCLFRAPTISDMLNDEDLLYTVRLKLDPCHPTVKNWRNLASKWGMTYDELCFLEQKPQSPTLEFLLRNSDRTVEQLIDLCKFYKRIDVVKVLLKWVEEEWPKRGNRTYQNDF; the protein is encoded by the exons atGGCCGCTCCGCAGGACCCGCTGCCCCCAG CAGATCATGCAGCAAAAGAACCAGTGGAGGATACAGATCCAAGCACTCTTTCCTTAACAATG ACTGAAAAATATCCTGTCCAAGACACAGGAGTACCTAAAG ATGAAGAATACCTTACAGATCAAGTTACGTTGGAAATTGCATCTGTGAACATCAAGACCCTTACACCAGATTCTGGCCTAATCCAACAG cCAGAAGACAAAGACAAGCAAAACCATACCGACGAATCACTTTCAG ATCTCAAGAAAACCTGCAAGGAAAATGTCACCTGCTCCTTGTGCTTATTCCGTGCACCAACCATCAGTGACATGCTCAATGATGAGGACTTGTTGTACACAGTGAGGCTAAAGCTGGATCCTTGCCACCCAACAGTGAAAAACTGGAGAAATTTAGCAAGCAAATGGGGAATGACTTATGATGAATTGTGTTTCCTTGAACAAAAGCCCCAGAGTCCCACCTTGGAGTTCTTGCTACGGAATAGTGACCGGACTGTGGAGCAGCTGATTGATCTCTGTAAATTTTATAAGAGAATTGATGTTGTGAAAGTGCTGCTGAAATGGGTGGAGGAGGAATGGCCCAAGAGAGGGAACAGAACTTACCAGAATGACTTCTAG
- the EDARADD gene encoding ectodysplasin-A receptor-associated adapter protein isoform X4, protein MTEKYPVQDTGVPKDEEYLTDQVTLEIASVNIKTLTPDSGLIQQPEDKDKQNHTDESLSDLKKTCKENVTCSLCLFRAPTISDMLNDEDLLYTVRLKLDPCHPTVKNWRNLASKWGMTYDELCFLEQKPQSPTLEFLLRNSDRTVEQLIDLCKFYKRIDVVKVLLKWVEEEWPKRGNRTYQNDF, encoded by the exons ATG ACTGAAAAATATCCTGTCCAAGACACAGGAGTACCTAAAG ATGAAGAATACCTTACAGATCAAGTTACGTTGGAAATTGCATCTGTGAACATCAAGACCCTTACACCAGATTCTGGCCTAATCCAACAG cCAGAAGACAAAGACAAGCAAAACCATACCGACGAATCACTTTCAG ATCTCAAGAAAACCTGCAAGGAAAATGTCACCTGCTCCTTGTGCTTATTCCGTGCACCAACCATCAGTGACATGCTCAATGATGAGGACTTGTTGTACACAGTGAGGCTAAAGCTGGATCCTTGCCACCCAACAGTGAAAAACTGGAGAAATTTAGCAAGCAAATGGGGAATGACTTATGATGAATTGTGTTTCCTTGAACAAAAGCCCCAGAGTCCCACCTTGGAGTTCTTGCTACGGAATAGTGACCGGACTGTGGAGCAGCTGATTGATCTCTGTAAATTTTATAAGAGAATTGATGTTGTGAAAGTGCTGCTGAAATGGGTGGAGGAGGAATGGCCCAAGAGAGGGAACAGAACTTACCAGAATGACTTCTAG